CCCTGGATGCCAGCCTAGACGGTTGAGTCATGGCATGACGCCGGCACCTGTCCGCGCCGACACAGGCTCGGCGACGGACAGCTTGCTCAACCGGCCACCTGGCGCAACAGCGACTCGCGCGCATCGCTCCCGCGGACACGCCGGCGGCGCACGGCCTGCGCCAGGCGCTCCAGCACGCCCACCGATGCATCCCAGTCGATGCAGCCATCGGTAATGCTCTGGCCATAGGTCAGCGGCTGCCCCGCAACCAGATCCTGACGACCGGCCTGCAGATGGCTTTCCACCATCACACCGACAATGCGCCGCTCGCCGGCTTCGATCTGCGCGGCAATGTCGGCGACCACGTGCGGCTGGTTCTCGGGCTTCTTGCTGCTGTTGGCGTGGCTCGCGTCGATCATCACCTGCGGTAGCAGACCTGCCTTCTCGATCGCGACACACGCGGCGTCCACGCTGGCGGCATCGAAGTTCGGCGCCTTGCCGCCGCGCAGGATCACGTGGCAGTCCTCGTTGCCTGCCGTGGCGGCGATGGCCGTGCGACCGTCCTTGGTGACCGCCATGAAATGATGCGGATGCGCTGCCGCCTGCACCGCATCCACCGCGATCTTCACATTGCCGTCGGTACCGTTCTTGAAACCGACAGGACAGGACAGACCCGACGCCAGCTCGCGATGCACCTGGCTTTCGGTGGTACGCGCTCCGATCGCCCCCCAGGACACCAGGTCGGCGATGTACTGGGGCGTGATCATGTCCAGGAACTCGCAACCGGCCGGCAGGCCCAGCGCGTTGATGTCGCCCAGCAGGCCGCGTGCCATGCGCAGCCCTTTGTCGATGCGGCAGCTGCCATCGAGGTCGGGGTCGTTGATCAGCCCTTTCCAGCCGACGGTGGTGCGCGGCTTTTCGAAATACACGCGCATCACGATCTCCAGCGCGTCGGCATGACGTTCGCGCTCCGCAAGCAGGCGCCGGGCGTATTCCAGTGCCGCCTGCGGATCGTGGATCGAGCATGGCCCGATCACCACCGCAAGACGGTCGTCGCGCCCCTGCAGGATGTCATGCATCGCACGACGCGATTCGGACACGGTGGCAAGCGCACGCTCATCGATGGGGTGTTCGCGCATCACCTCGGCGGGTGTGGGCAGTTCCCTGATCTCGCGTATACGCAAATCGTCGGTATGGCTGGTGCTGGACACGGCGGACTCCTTCGGTTCGGTTCCCGGCGGCCAGCAAAAAAGCCGCCAGGGTGGCTGGCGGCTTCTCGTGGGATGTTTCGTGATCTGGGTTTCTTACGATCGCGCTCCACGCTCCGCCGCTGGCATCGGATAGCCGTAAAACCAGAACCAATAGCGGCGGGGGGCGAGAATCATGCTGCAAGTGATAGCACGCCCAGCACGTCATGCAAAGTCCGCTTTGGCATGAGGATCGTGCTCAAGACACGATCAGGCGTACCTCTCCGTCAGGGGATATTCCGCTGCAAGCCGGCCTCGAAGCGGCCCGGGAGGGTCGTCGCACACATTGACAGCGCGGCCGGTTCGGCTAACGTCCGGGCAGGGTTTCCAGGGAAGCAATCGACCGGTGGCAACACTCATTCCGACCCGCAACAGCTGCCTGCCGCGGATGACCGGCGGCGAAAAGCGCGTTTCCGAACGACTGGAGCAGAAGCTCGAAGACGACTACCTGCTGTGGTACGACGTGCCGATCGGGCTGAAGCAGCGCCGTCCGGATTTCGTGGTGTTCCATCCACGCCGCGGCCTGCTGGTGCTGGAGGTGAAGGACTGGAAAGCCGACACCGTCCGCCACGCCGACCGCACCCAGGTCACCCTGGTCACCGACCGCGGCCTGACGAAGGAAACCAATCCGCTGCTGCAGGCGCGCGCCTACGCCCTGGAAATCGGCGTGGTGCTGGAACACGACCCGGCCCTGCGCCACCCGGAAGGCCATCGGCATGCCGGCAAGCTGATCATGCCCTGGGCGTTCGGCGTGGTGCTGGCCAATGTTACCCGCCGGCAATTCGAGGAGGGCGGGCTGGACGCGGTGATCCCGCCGCACCTGGCGATCTGTCGCGACGAACTGTACGAGACGGTGGACGCCGAGGTGCTGCAGGAACGCCTCTGGGCCATGTTTCCGCAGGTGTTTCCGGTGGCCCTGACCCTGCCGCAGATCGACCGGGTGCGCTGGCACCTGTTTCCGGAACTGCGGGTCGAGCCGGGCAATGGTCAGTTCGGCCTTTTCGCCAGGAGCGGCGAGACTTCGACGCGTGCGCTGGCGATTCCCGATCTGGTCAAGGTCATGGACGCCCAGCAGGAACAACTCGCCCGCTCGCTGGGCGACGAACACCGCATCATTCATGGCGTTGCCGGGTCCGGCAAGACGATGATCCTGGGCTTTCGCGCGATGCAGCTGGCGCGTGCGATGCAGCGCCCGATCCTGGTGCTCTGCTACAACAAGACGCTGGCCGCACGACTCGACCAGCTGATGGGCGAACGCGGCCTCAGCGACAAGGTGCAGGTCTACAACTTCCACAAGTGGTGCCGGCAGATGCTCTCCGCCTACCACGTCGACCTGCCGTCGAAGGAAGGCAAGAGTACCGACGCCTTCTTCGCCGAGATGGTCGAGCAGGTGATCGCCGGCGTGGACCGCGGCCAGATTCCGCGCTTCCAGTACGGTGCCGTGCTGGTGGACGAAGGCCACGACTTCGAGCCGGACTGGTACAAGCTGATCGTGCAGATGATCGACCCGGCCACCAACTCGCTGCTGGTGCTGTACGACGACGCGCAGAACATCTACGGCCAGGCCCACCGCAAGCAGGTGAGCTGGAAGAGCCTGGGCGTGCAGGCGCAGGGGCGCACGACCATTCTCAAGCTCAATTACCGCAACACGCTGGAGATCCTCGCCGTGGCACGCGGCTTCGCCAGCGAGCTGTTGACCGAGCGCGTGGGCGAGGACGACGACGTGCCGCTGATCGCGCCGGAAAGTGCCGGCCGCCGTGGTCCGCTGCCGGAACTGATCCGCACCGATACCGCCGCCGCTCAGCTGCAGGTGCTGATCACCCAGCTGCGCGACGAATATGCACATGGTCGTCCCTGGTCCGACATGGCGGTGATCTTCCGCAATCAGTGGGAGGGCGAGAAACTGCAGGAAGCACTCAAGCGCGAGGACATACCCTGCCGCCTCGCCGAGGGCAACGGCAAGAGCTCGCTGTTCGTGGTCGAGGACAGCGTGAAGCTGGTCACCATGCATTCCAGCAAGGGACTCGAGTTCCCGTTCGTGATCATCCCCGGCCTGGGCTCGCTGCCCAAGGCCGGCAAGAGCGAGGCGGACGAGGCTCGCCTGCTTTACGTGGCCATGACCCGTGCCACCGAACGGCTGCTGCTGATCCACCATGACGACTCGGTCTTCAGCAAGCGCATCCGCGATTCGATCAACGATGTGCAGGCGCAGCTGGC
This window of the Dyella sp. A6 genome carries:
- a CDS encoding 3-deoxy-7-phosphoheptulonate synthase; its protein translation is MSSTSHTDDLRIREIRELPTPAEVMREHPIDERALATVSESRRAMHDILQGRDDRLAVVIGPCSIHDPQAALEYARRLLAERERHADALEIVMRVYFEKPRTTVGWKGLINDPDLDGSCRIDKGLRMARGLLGDINALGLPAGCEFLDMITPQYIADLVSWGAIGARTTESQVHRELASGLSCPVGFKNGTDGNVKIAVDAVQAAAHPHHFMAVTKDGRTAIAATAGNEDCHVILRGGKAPNFDAASVDAACVAIEKAGLLPQVMIDASHANSSKKPENQPHVVADIAAQIEAGERRIVGVMVESHLQAGRQDLVAGQPLTYGQSITDGCIDWDASVGVLERLAQAVRRRRVRGSDARESLLRQVAG
- a CDS encoding 3'-5' exonuclease, with amino-acid sequence MATLIPTRNSCLPRMTGGEKRVSERLEQKLEDDYLLWYDVPIGLKQRRPDFVVFHPRRGLLVLEVKDWKADTVRHADRTQVTLVTDRGLTKETNPLLQARAYALEIGVVLEHDPALRHPEGHRHAGKLIMPWAFGVVLANVTRRQFEEGGLDAVIPPHLAICRDELYETVDAEVLQERLWAMFPQVFPVALTLPQIDRVRWHLFPELRVEPGNGQFGLFARSGETSTRALAIPDLVKVMDAQQEQLARSLGDEHRIIHGVAGSGKTMILGFRAMQLARAMQRPILVLCYNKTLAARLDQLMGERGLSDKVQVYNFHKWCRQMLSAYHVDLPSKEGKSTDAFFAEMVEQVIAGVDRGQIPRFQYGAVLVDEGHDFEPDWYKLIVQMIDPATNSLLVLYDDAQNIYGQAHRKQVSWKSLGVQAQGRTTILKLNYRNTLEILAVARGFASELLTERVGEDDDVPLIAPESAGRRGPLPELIRTDTAAAQLQVLITQLRDEYAHGRPWSDMAVIFRNQWEGEKLQEALKREDIPCRLAEGNGKSSLFVVEDSVKLVTMHSSKGLEFPFVIIPGLGSLPKAGKSEADEARLLYVAMTRATERLLLIHHDDSVFSKRIRDSINDVQAQLAPPERD